Part of the Pelorhabdus rhamnosifermentans genome, TTTTGTTTAGCCAGTTTGGCCAGCTTCACACATTCTTTGGTTGTAATGGCACTGGCTCCCACATAAACAGGCACCCGGCCATTGACTTGTTCCATCGTCACTTCTACAGCCTTCACTTTTTCTTCAACATCAAGGCCATAGAATTCGCCTGTACTGCCCAGTACGAAAACGCCGTGAACCCCGCCTTCAATAACATAATCAATCAAATTGCGCAGTGCTTTTGTATCTAACTTTTCATTTTCGTCCATCGGTGTAATCAGCGGTGGCACGACTCC contains:
- a CDS encoding dihydrodipicolinate synthase family protein: MFEIKGVVPPLITPMDENEKLDTKALRNLIDYVIEGGVHGVFVLGSTGEFYGLDVEEKVKAVEVTMEQVNGRVPVYVGASAITTKECVKLAKLAKQ